In a genomic window of Nitrospira sp. ND1:
- a CDS encoding PilZ domain-containing protein, protein MKQRYTKREPVQSTCILSCEGMMGQGQLLNLSVPGCLLKTSMKLKVGQYVDLRLSFPTSATALQVKLAAVRWAKNGQVGLEFIRMSETDQTRLRFLSGHIEKRTPQQAWSERVVCVGTTAG, encoded by the coding sequence GTGAAACAGCGATACACCAAGCGCGAACCGGTCCAGAGCACTTGTATCCTCTCCTGTGAAGGAATGATGGGGCAGGGACAGCTGCTGAATCTCTCCGTGCCGGGTTGCCTGCTGAAAACCAGTATGAAACTCAAGGTGGGGCAGTATGTGGACCTGCGCCTATCCTTCCCGACCAGTGCGACGGCCCTGCAAGTCAAATTGGCGGCTGTTCGATGGGCGAAGAACGGGCAGGTCGGGCTCGAATTTATCCGGATGTCCGAGACCGACCAGACCCGGCTCCGTTTCCTCTCCGGCCATATCGAGAAACGGACGCCTCAACAGGCTTGGAGTGAGCGGGTTGTCTGCGTGGGCACCACCGCGGGATAG
- a CDS encoding helix-turn-helix domain-containing protein: MTLLTITEAAKFLRLTKRTLYKRNDIPRVRYGHRVMYVKEDLEKWIRMRCEGPMVSSSDQQEISRAPVDAAPFNVYHRNPLFVSVRHK, encoded by the coding sequence ATGACGCTTCTTACAATCACCGAGGCTGCTAAGTTTTTGCGGTTAACGAAACGAACTCTTTACAAACGCAATGATATTCCTCGTGTACGATATGGGCATCGAGTCATGTACGTGAAGGAGGATCTTGAGAAATGGATTAGAATGCGCTGCGAGGGGCCTATGGTGAGTAGCAGTGATCAGCAAGAAATCTCTCGTGCGCCAGTTGACGCCGCTCCTTTCAACGTCTACCATCGAAATCCACTTTTTGTGTCGGTTCGGCATAAGTAG
- a CDS encoding JAB domain-containing protein, protein MPVDGSHGSSNSSRQSNPKLRYGIPRYRVTLVREGRAIPATESIQTSEGAARLLRPLFAGLDREQFLICGLDAKHGLIGINVVSTGSLTLAIVHPREVFKPLILMNAGAWLCAHNHPSGDSTPSPEDRVLTKRLREAADLFGIPLLDHLILAEERYYSFADHGWAGA, encoded by the coding sequence ATGCCTGTTGATGGTTCTCACGGTTCCTCGAACAGTTCACGGCAATCGAACCCGAAATTGCGATACGGAATCCCTCGGTACCGTGTCACCCTCGTGCGCGAGGGCCGTGCCATTCCAGCTACGGAGTCGATCCAAACTTCGGAGGGAGCCGCGCGGCTCCTTCGGCCCTTGTTTGCAGGTTTGGACCGGGAACAGTTCCTGATCTGTGGCCTGGACGCGAAGCATGGGCTCATCGGCATCAATGTCGTCTCGACTGGATCGCTCACGTTGGCCATCGTCCATCCCCGCGAAGTCTTTAAGCCCCTGATCCTCATGAATGCCGGCGCGTGGCTCTGTGCCCATAATCATCCCTCTGGCGATAGCACCCCGAGCCCAGAAGATCGCGTCTTGACCAAACGACTGCGAGAAGCTGCCGATCTGTTCGGTATTCCGCTGCTCGATCATCTCATCCTGGCTGAAGAACGCTACTACAGCTTCGCCGACCACGGCTGGGCCGGCGCTTAG
- a CDS encoding zonular occludens toxin domain-containing protein, with protein sequence MIELYEGVPGSGKSYHAICEKFLPWVRQGRRLYISVDGIYLDRLALFTGIDLETLQQQITIWKDSAEVLQAFPHVEPGSAVIIDEAQTVFRSMQKVEAGLLRWLETHRHYGVDILLMSQDFRQMSQGVTRLIEATVKFRKLAFVGLSKKYQGKVRGNPEDHETIRAFVGTYSPAIYAYYSSYASAAIQEEKRSHTIFKSARIAIGIAAGLFAIILMAWRPWSSLSNTKGTPATAANATTTLSLSLPASAPGSLVNPSSAPVSSVAMPPTPKRPVRILGGAGSSANRQGWRYLLDSGEILTAAQITGRYGIAVSEVYEDGSMRVIGEGVFYGPAGD encoded by the coding sequence ATGATCGAGTTGTATGAAGGCGTGCCGGGCTCCGGAAAGTCGTATCACGCGATCTGCGAGAAGTTCTTACCCTGGGTCCGGCAAGGACGACGACTCTATATCTCGGTGGATGGGATTTATCTGGATCGGCTCGCCCTCTTTACGGGCATCGACCTGGAAACCCTCCAACAACAGATCACTATCTGGAAAGACTCGGCCGAAGTCCTCCAGGCCTTTCCCCATGTCGAGCCCGGTTCAGCCGTCATTATCGACGAGGCCCAAACCGTCTTCCGTTCGATGCAAAAGGTGGAAGCCGGCCTGTTGCGCTGGCTCGAAACCCATCGGCATTACGGCGTGGATATTTTGCTCATGAGTCAGGATTTTCGGCAAATGTCGCAAGGCGTGACGCGACTGATCGAAGCGACGGTGAAGTTTCGGAAATTGGCCTTTGTCGGCTTGTCGAAGAAGTACCAGGGCAAGGTGCGAGGGAACCCGGAAGATCATGAGACTATCCGCGCCTTCGTCGGGACGTACTCGCCTGCGATCTACGCCTACTATTCCAGTTATGCCTCGGCGGCGATCCAGGAAGAGAAGCGAAGTCATACGATCTTCAAATCAGCGCGAATCGCGATCGGGATTGCAGCGGGCCTGTTCGCCATTATCCTCATGGCCTGGCGGCCCTGGTCGTCATTGAGCAACACGAAGGGAACTCCGGCGACTGCAGCTAACGCGACCACGACTCTATCCCTGTCCCTGCCTGCATCGGCGCCGGGAAGCCTGGTGAATCCATCGAGTGCGCCGGTCTCGTCAGTTGCCATGCCGCCAACTCCTAAACGCCCGGTGCGCATTCTTGGTGGGGCGGGCTCATCGGCGAACCGTCAAGGCTGGCGCTACTTGTTGGACAGCGGCGAGATTCTGACGGCGGCACAAATTACCGGACGCTATGGAATAGCGGTCTCAGAAGTCTACGAGGATGGATCGATGCGGGTGATTGGCGAAGGAGTGTTCTATGGACCTGCCGGCGATTGA
- a CDS encoding DUF2523 family protein, whose translation MTAILTLIYCWLQEFFFLLTDWGLGIWDSLLSVADSTLATLGTAGLTLPVIPDQYAWVLGATGMSQALAIVASAMGTRFILQTIPFVRWGS comes from the coding sequence ATGACCGCCATCCTGACCCTCATCTATTGCTGGCTGCAGGAGTTCTTCTTCTTGCTGACCGATTGGGGCCTCGGCATCTGGGATTCCCTGCTTTCCGTGGCGGACAGCACGCTCGCTACCCTTGGCACGGCAGGTCTCACCCTGCCGGTGATCCCCGATCAATATGCGTGGGTGCTGGGCGCGACGGGCATGAGTCAGGCGCTGGCCATTGTGGCGAGCGCCATGGGAACCCGCTTCATACTGCAAACCATTCCGTTTGTCCGGTGGGGCTCATGA
- a CDS encoding replication initiation factor domain-containing protein: protein MTASGGFTQTIDWLAFTLPKADVDEVIKTIGGDWFQSETGFRGYPVARLMTQGKTGVGKLGTGAPRNPKEVHVDLSAGIVSQWDETKLKTVLTWIFTQKGHVTRIDVALDDREATVAVETVRLAVEAGQLVSRSKQFKVIQASNHREGVRTGETLYFGSRESQSMLRVYDKRLELQAKGREDAASYGVRWEMEFKQDRAQACAKALLTLDAEDWRAFLVGVLRSYVDFRETTREAESYEKYRAPLLGWWEALTEGFRRCRLVVERIQQRLDDVAAWLAQSVASMLAVVVACRGDQFLTELIYAGTKKWKQKHYALLKERRRGTPYVLGVS from the coding sequence ATGACGGCTTCTGGAGGATTCACCCAGACCATCGATTGGCTGGCCTTCACACTCCCGAAGGCTGACGTGGACGAGGTCATCAAGACGATTGGTGGGGACTGGTTCCAGAGTGAGACAGGGTTTCGTGGGTATCCCGTCGCGAGACTTATGACGCAGGGTAAGACTGGCGTCGGCAAATTGGGGACGGGTGCTCCTCGCAATCCGAAAGAAGTGCATGTGGATCTGTCCGCTGGGATTGTCTCCCAGTGGGATGAGACCAAGCTCAAGACGGTCCTGACCTGGATTTTCACGCAGAAGGGCCATGTCACTCGCATTGATGTGGCCCTGGATGACCGGGAGGCGACTGTCGCAGTCGAGACCGTTCGGCTGGCCGTGGAAGCCGGACAACTCGTGAGCCGATCCAAGCAATTCAAAGTGATTCAGGCTTCCAATCATCGTGAAGGCGTCCGTACCGGCGAGACCCTGTATTTCGGCAGTCGCGAAAGCCAAAGCATGCTGCGGGTCTATGACAAACGACTGGAGTTGCAGGCCAAAGGCCGGGAAGACGCGGCCTCATACGGCGTCCGGTGGGAAATGGAATTCAAACAGGATCGGGCCCAAGCCTGCGCGAAAGCACTCCTCACACTCGATGCGGAAGATTGGCGCGCTTTTCTGGTGGGCGTACTCCGCTCCTATGTCGATTTCCGAGAGACCACCCGAGAGGCGGAATCGTACGAAAAGTATCGGGCTCCTCTGTTGGGTTGGTGGGAAGCCCTGACGGAAGGCTTCAGGCGATGCCGGCTCGTGGTCGAACGGATTCAGCAACGGCTGGATGACGTGGCGGCCTGGCTCGCACAATCCGTCGCGTCGATGCTCGCGGTCGTGGTGGCCTGTCGAGGCGATCAATTTTTGACCGAGCTGATCTATGCCGGGACCAAAAAATGGAAGCAGAAGCACTACGCCCTGCTGAAGGAACGGAGGAGAGGGACGCCCTATGTCCTTGGAGTTTCGTGA
- a CDS encoding helix-turn-helix domain-containing protein, producing the protein MLLTAKELAHELDVHISTVRRAYRTGRIPYERLCKMYLFDLEKVRDAMRRNGFTLAGTDDGLRATGGESRRRAQPTSPRLGKTGASIARTPRRKK; encoded by the coding sequence ATGTTACTCACGGCCAAAGAGTTAGCTCATGAGTTGGATGTGCATATCTCGACAGTTCGACGGGCGTATCGTACGGGGCGGATTCCGTATGAACGCCTCTGCAAAATGTATTTGTTTGACCTCGAAAAAGTACGAGATGCAATGCGCCGTAACGGATTCACTCTCGCCGGGACCGATGACGGCTTGCGCGCGACCGGCGGTGAAAGCCGGCGGCGCGCGCAGCCGACCAGCCCCCGACTTGGTAAGACGGGGGCGTCTATCGCACGGACGCCAAGGAGGAAGAAATGA
- a CDS encoding Z1 domain-containing protein encodes MSSAKAQRSIKVDGPHTTEVLKVLVKDLGENGINAAVQKASKIIELSVNPDDGPPPEPSDGLLYGLIQSGKTSILTVTAAMAVDNGFDCILVLTTDNDPLYEQTLDRVKAALRALTILGKKDWKDPDRFGNQVKMKPFGIVCSKNGSMLKSLLEAFRKAKAKGLSVLIIDDEADQASLNTFTGKPSGKVSTINQVITDFRNYFPTTTYLQVTATPQALFLQRPGHRYRPTFTVLTEPGPGYVGGDEFFGSGTARMLRQVDINEVARLRASNQPRPTGAIPAGLKKALYTFLVGAAAKVIARPADNFAFLCHVSMITRDHEYTRQILDDFKAATISAFKSKTSAPYTALQKGLKEAYADLASTEQSIPSFADIVAKIEFYIPGSNIKLINATTSDEIKLDSVFNIFVGGNKLGRGVTIKNLLVSYYGRNPRTPRADTVLQHARMYGYRSEDLGVTRLFLPQRLADHFTSIHEMEKSLRDLLKKYADGCFEGLYISGTWTATRSNVLDPNTIGYYVEGSSYTPRHPLRTKESKKNTDWVSEQLKTVNDSPPCVIITVARLLQLIEKVDVDPEHGAQLWDIKAIRAALTVLEDKNKTDKAYLVVKRNRELKAVRTERHGIIQSSEATLAPTDAPTLFMYQANANAAGEAEVWWPQLRFPDGQYVLAFSFDW; translated from the coding sequence TTGAGCTCAGCAAAAGCCCAACGTTCGATTAAGGTTGACGGCCCCCATACTACTGAGGTGCTCAAGGTCCTCGTTAAGGATTTAGGTGAAAATGGTATTAATGCAGCCGTCCAAAAGGCCTCGAAGATCATAGAGCTTTCGGTGAACCCTGATGACGGTCCTCCTCCGGAACCGTCTGACGGTCTGCTCTATGGATTAATTCAGAGCGGCAAGACCAGCATCCTGACGGTTACCGCGGCAATGGCGGTAGACAACGGCTTCGATTGCATTCTCGTGCTCACGACAGACAACGATCCGCTTTACGAGCAAACTCTCGACCGGGTAAAGGCGGCCTTGCGCGCTCTGACTATCCTGGGCAAGAAGGATTGGAAGGATCCTGACCGGTTCGGGAATCAGGTAAAAATGAAGCCTTTCGGCATTGTCTGCTCAAAGAACGGCAGCATGCTAAAAAGTCTCCTGGAGGCATTTCGGAAAGCAAAAGCGAAGGGGCTTTCGGTTTTAATTATCGACGACGAGGCGGATCAGGCGAGTTTGAATACGTTCACCGGGAAGCCAAGCGGCAAAGTCAGCACGATCAACCAAGTGATCACTGATTTCCGTAATTACTTTCCGACCACTACGTATTTGCAAGTGACTGCAACGCCACAGGCGCTTTTTCTGCAGCGCCCTGGACATCGTTATCGCCCGACATTTACCGTGCTGACAGAGCCGGGACCCGGATACGTCGGAGGCGATGAATTCTTTGGATCCGGTACCGCACGGATGCTTCGCCAGGTCGACATCAACGAAGTCGCACGACTGAGGGCCTCCAATCAGCCAAGGCCAACCGGTGCCATACCAGCGGGTCTCAAAAAGGCGCTCTACACGTTTCTTGTTGGAGCAGCCGCAAAGGTTATAGCGCGGCCCGCGGATAACTTCGCCTTTCTCTGTCATGTCAGCATGATCACGAGAGATCATGAATACACCAGACAGATCTTAGACGATTTTAAGGCGGCGACCATAAGCGCCTTCAAAAGCAAAACTTCTGCACCCTATACGGCGTTGCAGAAGGGACTTAAAGAGGCCTATGCCGACTTGGCATCCACGGAGCAGTCTATACCGTCGTTCGCCGACATCGTCGCGAAGATTGAATTTTATATTCCTGGCAGCAATATAAAGCTGATCAACGCCACAACCAGCGATGAGATCAAGCTAGACTCAGTTTTCAATATTTTTGTGGGTGGGAACAAGCTAGGGCGAGGGGTTACGATCAAGAATCTCCTGGTCAGTTATTATGGCAGAAATCCAAGGACGCCACGGGCGGACACTGTCCTTCAGCATGCGCGCATGTATGGCTACCGAAGCGAAGACCTTGGTGTTACGAGGCTGTTTCTCCCTCAGCGGCTTGCCGATCATTTCACGTCGATCCACGAGATGGAAAAGTCGCTCCGTGATCTCCTGAAGAAATATGCGGACGGTTGTTTCGAAGGGCTGTACATCTCGGGGACGTGGACCGCCACGAGAAGCAATGTGCTGGATCCGAACACGATTGGCTACTACGTTGAGGGGAGTAGCTATACTCCCCGGCACCCATTGCGGACGAAGGAGTCGAAGAAAAACACGGATTGGGTTAGTGAGCAATTGAAGACCGTGAATGACTCTCCGCCGTGCGTGATCATCACAGTCGCGCGCTTGCTGCAGTTGATCGAGAAGGTTGATGTGGACCCCGAGCATGGGGCGCAGCTTTGGGATATCAAAGCCATTCGTGCCGCTCTCACTGTTCTGGAGGACAAAAACAAGACCGATAAGGCGTACCTCGTGGTGAAACGGAACCGTGAACTGAAGGCCGTTCGCACGGAGCGTCACGGGATTATTCAAAGCAGCGAAGCGACTTTGGCACCGACCGACGCGCCGACATTGTTCATGTATCAGGCGAATGCTAATGCGGCCGGCGAGGCCGAGGTCTGGTGGCCACAGCTGCGATTCCCAGATGGCCAATACGTCCTTGCTTTCAGTTTTGATTGGTGA
- a CDS encoding very short patch repair endonuclease: MESPVVRRRTMQAVKSKDTAPEWTVRRLVHGMGYRFRLHRSDLPGKPDLVFPRLHKTLFVHGCFWHGHDCSRGARVPIHNNAYWTNKVARNQERDKATQASLRTLGWRVLILWECELKDSRMIGFRIKNFLEDE, translated from the coding sequence ATGGAATCTCCTGTAGTCAGGCGGCGGACCATGCAGGCGGTGAAAAGCAAAGACACCGCACCGGAATGGACGGTGCGCCGCCTGGTGCACGGCATGGGGTACCGGTTTCGGCTGCACCGCAGTGACCTTCCCGGGAAACCAGATCTCGTGTTTCCCAGGCTTCACAAGACACTTTTCGTGCATGGCTGTTTCTGGCACGGCCACGACTGCTCGCGAGGTGCGCGAGTGCCGATCCATAATAATGCTTACTGGACCAACAAAGTTGCTCGCAACCAGGAGCGCGATAAAGCGACCCAGGCATCTTTGAGAACGCTAGGCTGGCGAGTCCTGATACTGTGGGAATGTGAGCTAAAGGACAGCCGCATGATCGGTTTCAGGATAAAGAATTTTCTGGAGGATGAATGA
- a CDS encoding DNA cytosine methyltransferase, giving the protein MLTFYEFFAGGGMVRAGLDEGWRCIFANDFDHKKGRIYRENWGSAELKTADIGSLTTKDIPGIANMAWASFPCQDLSLAGGGAGLKGDRSGTFWPFWNLMKGLVKEKRAPSLIVLENVCGTLTSHDGKDFATICGGFQHAGYAVGAVVVDAALFVPQSRPRLFVIGVHQDIRIPAGMTTDGPLSPWHTGTLKTAYEKLSAKTKAGWLWWKLPLPPKRSIGFADIIEESPQSATWFSADETRQLLAMMSDINREKVLNAKRQGRQIVGGVYKRTRPDEKGQKVQRAEIRFDDVSGCLRTPAGGSSRQLVVVVEGKSVKARLISSRETARLMGLPDEYRLPENYNEAYHLTGDGVVVPVVRHLAKHIFQPLLSDLEGRTIVAA; this is encoded by the coding sequence ATGCTGACATTCTATGAGTTTTTTGCGGGAGGCGGGATGGTGCGTGCCGGATTGGATGAAGGATGGCGCTGCATCTTTGCGAATGATTTCGACCATAAAAAGGGGCGAATTTACCGGGAAAATTGGGGTAGCGCGGAGTTGAAGACTGCGGATATCGGATCGCTGACGACCAAGGATATTCCGGGCATAGCAAACATGGCATGGGCGTCGTTTCCCTGCCAGGATCTTTCGCTTGCGGGGGGTGGAGCTGGTCTGAAGGGAGATAGATCGGGTACGTTCTGGCCGTTCTGGAACCTGATGAAGGGCTTGGTTAAAGAGAAGCGTGCTCCGAGTCTAATCGTGCTCGAGAATGTATGCGGAACTCTCACGTCCCATGACGGAAAAGATTTCGCGACGATTTGCGGTGGCTTTCAGCACGCGGGATACGCTGTTGGTGCAGTGGTAGTAGACGCCGCGTTGTTCGTACCGCAGTCGCGGCCCCGACTGTTCGTCATTGGCGTCCATCAGGACATTAGAATTCCGGCGGGCATGACAACTGACGGGCCTTTGTCGCCGTGGCACACTGGGACGCTTAAAACAGCCTACGAAAAGCTTTCAGCAAAAACGAAGGCCGGATGGCTATGGTGGAAGCTCCCTCTTCCGCCGAAACGCTCTATCGGGTTTGCGGATATTATCGAAGAAAGTCCGCAGAGCGCGACTTGGTTCTCGGCGGACGAAACGCGCCAGTTGCTTGCCATGATGAGCGATATTAACCGGGAGAAGGTTCTGAATGCGAAGCGGCAGGGGCGCCAAATTGTCGGGGGCGTCTACAAGCGGACGCGGCCGGATGAAAAAGGACAGAAAGTGCAGCGCGCGGAAATACGTTTCGATGATGTCTCAGGATGTTTGCGGACACCAGCGGGCGGGTCGAGTCGACAATTGGTAGTGGTGGTAGAGGGAAAATCTGTGAAAGCCCGGTTAATTTCGAGCAGAGAGACGGCACGACTTATGGGATTGCCGGATGAATATAGACTTCCGGAAAACTACAACGAGGCATACCATTTGACGGGCGACGGCGTGGTAGTTCCTGTGGTGCGACATTTGGCAAAGCATATCTTCCAGCCCTTGTTAAGTGACCTTGAAGGCCGCACAATAGTTGCCGCATGA
- a CDS encoding CopG family transcriptional regulator: MMASKIKGSMKMESKCALRASVGFPPELYRTLEKMAKQKKVSLAWVVREAAEKYVADQWPLFQRQE; encoded by the coding sequence ATGATGGCGAGTAAAATAAAAGGAAGCATGAAGATGGAAAGCAAGTGTGCCCTACGTGCGTCTGTGGGGTTTCCGCCAGAGCTTTATCGCACACTGGAAAAGATGGCGAAGCAGAAGAAGGTGTCTCTGGCGTGGGTGGTGAGGGAGGCCGCTGAAAAATATGTGGCGGATCAATGGCCGCTTTTTCAAAGGCAGGAATGA
- a CDS encoding YtxH domain-containing protein, whose protein sequence is MSTKGREAAKIAAIIGGGAVVGAALGLLLAPKTGAETRRDVARYAKRAQVQATRFSRSVKSGVSTMVERSKALVKRDDHKEAA, encoded by the coding sequence ATGTCTACCAAGGGGCGTGAAGCAGCGAAGATTGCAGCCATCATCGGAGGGGGCGCAGTTGTGGGGGCGGCGCTGGGATTACTCCTGGCTCCGAAGACCGGGGCGGAAACGAGGCGGGATGTTGCGCGATATGCCAAGCGGGCGCAAGTCCAGGCCACCCGTTTCAGTCGTTCCGTGAAGAGTGGCGTTTCCACCATGGTGGAACGTAGCAAGGCATTGGTGAAGAGGGACGATCATAAAGAAGCCGCGTAA
- the lgt gene encoding prolipoprotein diacylglyceryl transferase: protein MPYPDIDPVFLRVGPLQFRWYGLMYLIGLTLAYFIIAARARAQKLPMNNDQVYDMIVYAAVGVFAGGRLGYVLFYNLSYYLENPLKIFAVWEGGMSFHGGLIGTIVALILFARRQSMTVLTIADLAAGVTPVGLGLGRIGNFINGELYGRPTDVDWCMVFPAGGMACRHPSQLYEAFLEGLLLFTVLWLITRRLPPSGTVFGAFLMGYGICRIVVEFFREPDAQIGFLVGTISMGQMLSIPMIVAGAVILAIAAQRKRPLQPDSGTAAPL, encoded by the coding sequence ATCCCCTATCCCGACATCGACCCGGTCTTCCTGCGCGTAGGGCCGCTTCAGTTCCGGTGGTACGGCCTGATGTATCTCATCGGCCTCACGCTGGCCTATTTCATCATCGCGGCCCGGGCCAGGGCGCAGAAGCTGCCGATGAACAACGATCAGGTCTACGACATGATCGTCTATGCAGCAGTCGGCGTCTTCGCCGGGGGCCGGTTGGGTTACGTGCTGTTCTATAACCTGTCTTACTACCTGGAGAATCCGCTCAAGATTTTTGCCGTCTGGGAAGGCGGCATGTCGTTTCATGGCGGGCTGATCGGCACCATTGTGGCGTTGATACTGTTTGCCAGGCGGCAAAGTATGACGGTTCTGACCATTGCCGACCTCGCCGCCGGTGTGACCCCGGTGGGTCTCGGACTGGGGCGAATTGGTAACTTTATCAACGGCGAACTCTACGGCCGCCCCACAGATGTGGACTGGTGCATGGTGTTCCCGGCCGGCGGTATGGCCTGCCGCCACCCGTCACAGCTCTATGAAGCGTTCCTGGAAGGGCTCCTGCTCTTTACCGTACTCTGGCTGATCACCCGACGCCTGCCGCCATCGGGCACCGTCTTCGGCGCCTTCCTGATGGGCTATGGGATCTGCCGGATTGTGGTGGAGTTCTTTCGCGAGCCGGATGCGCAGATTGGATTCCTCGTCGGTACGATTTCGATGGGACAGATGCTCAGCATTCCCATGATCGTGGCGGGAGCGGTGATCCTGGCGATCGCGGCCCAGCGGAAACGTCCGCTTCAGCCGGACTCAGGTACAGCCGCCCCGCTCTGA
- a CDS encoding tetratricopeptide repeat protein gives MRAFRWAVLVMMAVVGCASQHKVEVRPLHAAAGTSAVVSQQLEQGNQLFAQQDWAGAQQVYLATIQADQTLAEAHYNLALTLERLGGKAEARKHYVAAANLAPGNKVIWDAPPLRKYDREIGLDRKSWMDANPK, from the coding sequence ATGAGGGCGTTTCGATGGGCGGTGTTGGTCATGATGGCGGTCGTCGGCTGTGCGAGTCAACATAAGGTGGAGGTGCGGCCGCTGCATGCGGCGGCCGGGACCAGCGCGGTGGTGAGTCAGCAGTTGGAGCAGGGCAATCAGTTGTTTGCACAACAGGACTGGGCTGGGGCTCAGCAGGTGTATCTGGCGACGATCCAGGCAGACCAGACGCTGGCGGAAGCCCACTACAATCTTGCGTTGACGCTGGAGCGATTGGGAGGGAAAGCGGAAGCCAGGAAACACTATGTCGCCGCGGCCAACCTGGCTCCCGGGAACAAGGTGATTTGGGATGCGCCGCCTCTTCGGAAATATGACCGCGAGATCGGATTGGACAGAAAATCCTGGATGGATGCCAATCCCAAGTAG